In the genome of Christensenella timonensis, one region contains:
- a CDS encoding FeoA family protein, with translation MNEAYAKTLRNTKCGETVTVKKLTGGGAVKRRIMDMGITKGTPVFVRKVAPLGDPVEITVRGYELSIRKADAETIFVD, from the coding sequence ATGAACGAAGCGTATGCAAAGACATTGCGAAACACCAAATGCGGTGAGACAGTGACTGTCAAAAAGCTCACCGGCGGCGGCGCGGTCAAACGCCGCATCATGGACATGGGCATCACGAAGGGTACCCCTGTCTTTGTCCGCAAAGTCGCCCCTCTCGGCGACCCTGTAGAAATCACAGTCCGGGGCTACGAGCTTTCCATCCGCAAAGCGGATGCGGAAACTATATTCGTAGACTAA
- a CDS encoding FeoB-associated Cys-rich membrane protein, with product MADIIIGGLIAAAIIFVVVRAFCSRKRGGCSFCGSCGSCPGARHCSK from the coding sequence ATGGCAGATATTATCATCGGCGGCCTGATCGCCGCAGCTATTATTTTCGTAGTTGTACGGGCGTTTTGCAGCCGCAAGCGCGGCGGATGCAGCTTTTGCGGCTCATGCGGCAGCTGTCCCGGCGCGCGCCATTGCTCCAAATAA
- a CDS encoding nitroreductase family protein, whose translation MEFFELIKVRESCRKYADKAVEREKITKILEAARLAPSGCNSQPWHFTVLDEPQEMDALRDMVINGAEDGTSKLNTFVKSARAFIVISEEKAKLFPMPEKKYGSQHFAQMDVGQAAAYLTLAAADLGLGACLIGMFQDSEVARLVGAPQESTVRLVVAIGYPAEEGKPPRKKDRKDFSEIVTEHHR comes from the coding sequence ATGGAATTTTTTGAACTCATAAAGGTAAGGGAAAGCTGCCGCAAGTATGCAGACAAGGCGGTGGAGCGGGAGAAGATCACAAAAATATTGGAGGCGGCAAGGCTTGCGCCCAGCGGATGCAACAGCCAGCCGTGGCATTTTACGGTGCTGGATGAGCCGCAGGAAATGGATGCGCTGCGCGATATGGTCATCAACGGCGCGGAAGACGGGACGTCAAAGCTGAACACCTTTGTCAAATCAGCCCGGGCGTTCATTGTGATCAGCGAGGAAAAGGCCAAGCTTTTTCCCATGCCGGAAAAGAAATACGGCTCGCAGCATTTTGCGCAAATGGACGTAGGGCAGGCGGCCGCGTACTTGACGCTCGCTGCTGCCGACCTGGGTCTCGGCGCCTGCCTGATCGGTATGTTCCAGGACAGTGAGGTGGCAAGGCTGGTTGGGGCGCCGCAGGAGAGCACGGTACGGTTGGTCGTCGCGATCGGATATCCGGCGGAAGAAGGCAAGCCGCCGCGTAAAAAAGACAGGAAGGATTTTAGCGAGATCGTAACCGAACACCACCGCTAG
- a CDS encoding FeoA family protein, translating to MPLTMARTGVKSFICKINGKDDVRRFLGNLGFVEGENVTVISEMGGNMIVSVKDARIAISKSMANRIMIEQQAS from the coding sequence ATGCCTCTCACAATGGCACGCACAGGCGTCAAGAGTTTTATCTGCAAGATCAACGGCAAAGACGACGTCCGCCGCTTTCTTGGCAACCTCGGATTTGTTGAAGGGGAGAACGTAACTGTGATCTCGGAAATGGGCGGCAACATGATCGTCAGCGTGAAGGATGCGCGCATTGCCATCAGCAAAAGCATGGCCAATCGGATCATGATCGAGCAGCAGGCATCCTAA
- a CDS encoding metal-dependent transcriptional regulator, translating into MDLRESGENYLEAILVLQQKTGVVHSIDVANYLNVTKPSVSRAMGILKDADYIWVEKGGQLHLTEAGKKIAESIYERHRLLTEYLVHLGVDEQTAASDACRIEHVISEQSFQKIKEHAGGKK; encoded by the coding sequence ATGGATTTAAGGGAATCGGGCGAAAATTATCTGGAAGCAATTTTGGTACTGCAGCAAAAAACCGGCGTAGTACATTCGATAGATGTGGCAAATTATCTTAATGTGACCAAGCCCAGTGTCAGCCGTGCGATGGGCATTTTAAAGGACGCGGATTATATCTGGGTGGAAAAAGGCGGCCAGCTCCACCTGACGGAGGCCGGAAAAAAAATTGCCGAGAGCATTTACGAGCGCCACCGCCTGTTGACCGAATATCTGGTGCATTTGGGCGTGGACGAACAGACGGCGGCCAGCGATGCATGCCGGATCGAGCACGTGATCAGCGAGCAGAGTTTCCAGAAAATCAAGGAGCATGCGGGCGGGAAAAAATAA
- the feoB gene encoding ferrous iron transport protein B, which produces MGIKFALAGNPNCGKTTMFNELTGASQYVGNWPGVTVEKKEGKLKGHKDIIITDLPGIYSLSPYTLEEVVARNYLLKEHPDVIVDIVDATNIERNLYLTTQLLETGIPVVIALNMMDVVKKTGDKIDIKKLSEKLGCPVVETSALKATGLNELIRTAASVSGTVKTQPVLHKFTSAVEDALSSIGHTIEGMVAPETLRWYSVKLFERDEKVWESFRLPPETRQYIEDIVTQCENEFDDDSESIITGERYAYIQKLIRECVRKRANTLTISDKIDRVVTNRVAAIPIFIGVMFLVYFIAVSTVGTLVTDWTNDTLFGTYITDWATSGLTAIGASDWVLSLVVDGIIGGVGAVIGFVPQMLILFLLLALLEDCGYMARVAFIMDRIFRKFGLSGKSFIPLLVASGCGVPGIMASRTIENESDRRMTIMTTTFVPCSAKLPIIALIAGALFPENSWWLAPCAYFLGIGMVVVSGIILKKLKPFAGEPAPFVMELPQYRVPAAKGVLMHMWERAKSFIIKAGTIIFVSAVVIWLLSNFNTSFEMVDTGDSMLAAIGTFIAPVFAPLGFGDWQSSVATITGLVAKENVVGTMGVLHGLMEATEETGALLTSVAATFTTVSAFSFMAFNLLCAPCFAAIGAISREMNSAKWTWAAVCYQTLLAYVIAFIIFQLGSVMFLGTAFNVGTIIAIALIALIIWLMARKGYQPKIKNERAFSVEARN; this is translated from the coding sequence ATGGGAATCAAATTTGCTCTCGCAGGCAATCCCAACTGCGGGAAAACCACAATGTTCAACGAACTGACCGGCGCCTCACAATATGTGGGCAACTGGCCGGGTGTAACAGTGGAAAAGAAGGAAGGAAAACTCAAGGGCCATAAGGATATCATCATAACAGACCTGCCCGGTATTTATTCATTATCTCCTTATACCCTGGAAGAGGTCGTTGCGCGCAATTATCTGCTCAAGGAACATCCGGACGTCATCGTCGATATCGTAGACGCAACCAACATCGAACGCAACTTATACCTGACCACGCAGCTTTTAGAAACGGGCATCCCCGTTGTGATCGCCCTCAACATGATGGACGTCGTCAAAAAAACGGGCGATAAGATCGACATTAAAAAGCTAAGCGAAAAACTCGGCTGCCCGGTGGTGGAAACTTCCGCCCTCAAGGCGACGGGGCTAAACGAGCTGATCAGGACGGCAGCCAGCGTATCCGGCACGGTAAAAACGCAGCCTGTCCTGCATAAATTTACTTCGGCAGTCGAGGACGCCCTCTCCTCCATCGGGCATACCATCGAAGGGATGGTCGCGCCTGAAACGCTTCGCTGGTACAGCGTAAAGCTGTTCGAGCGGGATGAAAAAGTATGGGAATCTTTTCGCCTGCCCCCGGAAACACGGCAGTACATCGAAGATATCGTCACACAGTGCGAGAATGAGTTTGACGATGACAGCGAAAGCATCATCACCGGCGAGCGCTATGCGTACATCCAAAAACTGATACGTGAATGTGTCAGGAAGCGTGCAAATACATTGACGATCTCCGATAAGATCGACCGCGTGGTCACCAACCGTGTGGCAGCGATCCCGATCTTTATCGGCGTGATGTTCCTTGTTTACTTCATCGCTGTGAGTACGGTCGGTACACTCGTTACCGACTGGACGAACGATACGCTGTTCGGTACCTACATCACGGACTGGGCTACAAGCGGCCTTACGGCTATCGGTGCTTCCGACTGGGTCTTGAGCCTTGTCGTGGACGGTATCATCGGCGGCGTGGGAGCCGTCATCGGCTTTGTCCCGCAGATGCTCATACTGTTTTTATTGCTTGCACTGCTGGAAGATTGCGGTTACATGGCGCGTGTCGCGTTCATCATGGATCGTATCTTTCGTAAATTCGGCCTTTCGGGTAAATCGTTCATCCCGCTGCTCGTTGCTTCGGGCTGCGGCGTACCCGGCATCATGGCCAGCCGCACCATCGAAAACGAGAGCGACCGGCGCATGACGATCATGACGACAACGTTCGTCCCTTGCAGCGCCAAGCTCCCCATCATCGCGCTCATCGCGGGCGCGCTGTTCCCCGAAAATTCGTGGTGGCTCGCGCCCTGCGCCTATTTCCTGGGGATCGGCATGGTGGTCGTCTCGGGCATTATCTTGAAGAAACTCAAACCGTTCGCAGGCGAACCCGCTCCCTTTGTCATGGAACTTCCGCAATACCGTGTCCCCGCGGCCAAAGGCGTGCTCATGCACATGTGGGAACGCGCAAAATCGTTTATCATCAAGGCGGGTACCATCATCTTCGTTTCGGCAGTCGTAATCTGGCTGCTGAGCAACTTCAACACCAGCTTTGAGATGGTGGATACGGGTGACAGTATGCTTGCCGCCATCGGTACTTTCATCGCCCCGGTCTTCGCACCGCTCGGCTTTGGCGACTGGCAGTCCTCGGTGGCTACCATCACCGGACTTGTGGCCAAGGAAAACGTGGTCGGCACGATGGGCGTCCTGCACGGCCTGATGGAGGCGACAGAAGAAACCGGGGCGCTCCTTACAAGCGTTGCCGCGACCTTCACCACAGTCAGCGCATTCTCGTTCATGGCGTTCAACCTGCTGTGTGCTCCGTGCTTCGCAGCGATCGGTGCGATCAGCCGCGAAATGAACAGCGCAAAATGGACATGGGCAGCGGTCTGCTACCAGACACTGCTCGCCTATGTGATCGCGTTCATCATCTTCCAGTTGGGAAGCGTCATGTTCCTCGGTACCGCTTTCAACGTCGGCACCATAATAGCGATTGCGCTTATTGCGCTCATCATTTGGCTCATGGCGCGCAAGGGCTACCAGCCCAAAATAAAAAATGAGAGGGCGTTCTCTGTAGAAGCCAGAAATTAA
- a CDS encoding alpha/beta hydrolase, producing MEHNSAVKFLRWLGKMIFMGTGFVILFVYYYFASPERAAWYVKAMFSDSGYSNPKDFDRYVEHAEIFTDIDYESAFLGGKLDIIRPKARREKLPVVFWMHGGAYVGGDKKDTEPFCICLADRGYVVVNLNYALAPEEHYPAPLLQIGEAYRYIEKHAQDYLIDMDNVYFGGDSAGAQIMSVFLNAETCGPYAEKVGIPQVVERKESIRGALLFCGPYDMQKLADIDAPVIGFMLRRAACSYMNDKKWHDSEAGRLNSLTDKVTSHFPPTFLTDGNTGSFEGDARSMENALRSAGVEVESAFYPRKEKILMHEYQFNLSEKHAQQTFDAAVAFLERTTKKAR from the coding sequence ATGGAACATAACAGCGCCGTGAAATTTCTGAGATGGCTTGGTAAAATGATCTTTATGGGCACAGGCTTTGTGATATTGTTTGTGTACTATTATTTTGCATCGCCCGAAAGGGCGGCGTGGTATGTTAAGGCGATGTTTTCCGACAGCGGTTACAGCAATCCCAAGGATTTTGATCGTTATGTGGAACATGCGGAAATTTTTACGGATATCGATTACGAGTCGGCTTTTTTGGGCGGCAAGCTGGATATCATACGGCCGAAGGCAAGGCGGGAAAAGCTGCCGGTTGTCTTTTGGATGCACGGCGGGGCATACGTGGGCGGCGATAAGAAGGACACGGAACCTTTTTGCATCTGTCTGGCAGACAGGGGATATGTGGTGGTGAACCTGAATTATGCCCTGGCCCCGGAGGAGCACTATCCCGCGCCGCTGCTGCAAATCGGCGAGGCCTACCGCTATATTGAAAAGCATGCACAGGACTACCTGATCGACATGGACAATGTATATTTTGGCGGCGATTCAGCCGGGGCGCAGATCATGTCCGTGTTTTTAAACGCGGAGACATGCGGGCCGTATGCCGAAAAGGTAGGGATCCCGCAGGTGGTGGAAAGAAAAGAATCGATACGCGGGGCGCTCCTGTTTTGCGGGCCGTACGATATGCAAAAGCTGGCGGACATCGATGCGCCTGTCATTGGCTTTATGCTGCGGCGCGCGGCGTGTTCTTACATGAATGATAAAAAATGGCACGACTCTGAGGCGGGCCGGTTGAACTCCTTGACAGACAAGGTCACTTCGCATTTCCCGCCCACGTTTTTGACGGATGGAAACACGGGCTCCTTTGAGGGGGACGCGAGGAGCATGGAGAACGCACTGCGCAGCGCGGGCGTAGAAGTGGAAAGCGCATTTTATCCGCGCAAAGAAAAGATTTTGATGCATGAGTACCAGTTCAACCTGTCGGAAAAACATGCGCAGCAGACCTTTGACGCAGCGGTCGCGTTTCTTGAAAGGACAACAAAAAAGGCCCGGTAA
- a CDS encoding helix-turn-helix transcriptional regulator: MYEWDEAVQKMINWVEENLTQQPALLKMSREVGYSPGYCSSQFHAVTGRTLKNYIAARRLCRAAFDVRDTDKRILDIALEYGFSSQQAFTRAFACAYGCTPAAYRRAPRPIPIAVKKEVLFPEYYEGQGEKAMNQTVLTKPGVSVEYIPPHKYIGIWDDSVQEYCDFWEKHDCDEVCGIIESMSHVMHPACPAHTAGWYQKDGKRGYFYGLGVKDDYDGEVPDGFEIKSFPGSYYLVFSHPPFDFMKDCGEVVNRVDELAWNFDPAQKGFMWNERDCQAYQRMLPETAGYQILRPVKK; this comes from the coding sequence ATGTACGAATGGGATGAAGCGGTGCAAAAAATGATAAACTGGGTGGAAGAAAACCTGACGCAGCAGCCGGCGCTGCTGAAGATGTCGCGCGAGGTCGGCTATTCGCCGGGGTATTGCTCCAGCCAGTTCCACGCGGTCACGGGCAGGACTCTGAAAAATTATATTGCGGCAAGAAGGCTGTGCCGTGCGGCCTTTGACGTAAGGGACACGGACAAGCGTATCCTTGATATCGCACTGGAATACGGCTTTTCCTCGCAGCAGGCTTTTACGCGGGCGTTTGCATGCGCATATGGATGTACGCCAGCTGCCTACCGCAGAGCGCCGAGGCCCATCCCCATCGCGGTCAAAAAAGAAGTCCTCTTTCCGGAATATTACGAAGGACAAGGAGAAAAGGCAATGAATCAAACTGTTTTAACGAAACCGGGCGTGAGCGTCGAGTATATCCCGCCGCACAAATACATTGGGATTTGGGACGACAGCGTGCAGGAGTATTGCGATTTTTGGGAAAAGCACGATTGCGACGAGGTGTGCGGGATCATCGAGAGCATGTCGCACGTGATGCACCCGGCATGCCCGGCGCACACGGCGGGCTGGTACCAAAAGGACGGCAAGCGGGGCTATTTTTATGGACTGGGCGTGAAGGACGATTACGACGGGGAAGTACCGGACGGGTTTGAAATAAAATCCTTTCCGGGCAGCTATTACCTGGTGTTTTCGCATCCGCCGTTCGACTTTATGAAGGATTGCGGCGAAGTCGTAAACCGTGTCGACGAGCTGGCGTGGAACTTCGATCCTGCACAAAAGGGTTTTATGTGGAATGAACGGGATTGCCAGGCATACCAGAGGATGCTCCCGGAAACGGCAGGATACCAGATTCTGCGCCCGGTAAAAAAGTAA
- a CDS encoding HAD family hydrolase — protein sequence MIKAVIFDLDGTLLDTLASLVKTGNQMLSDLGLEEQASDQYRYFVGDGMITLVKRALIAAGDKQLAHFEEGARLFRAYFEKWCSFDVKPYDGIVDLLAGLRERHIKTAVLSNKPHAQTLEVIGGYFGDTMFDVVRGQMDSVPKKPDPAGADIIVREFGVAPEECLYVGDTDVDMKTGRAAGLYTVGVLWGFRTEGELRENGAMAIASQPAEILKLAAEVR from the coding sequence GTGATAAAAGCGGTTATTTTTGATTTGGACGGCACGTTGCTCGACACGCTCGCCTCCCTTGTAAAAACGGGAAACCAGATGCTTTCCGACCTCGGGCTCGAGGAGCAGGCAAGCGATCAATACCGGTACTTTGTGGGCGATGGGATGATCACGCTGGTCAAACGGGCGCTGATCGCGGCCGGAGATAAACAGCTGGCGCATTTTGAAGAAGGCGCGCGGCTGTTTCGGGCATATTTTGAGAAATGGTGCAGCTTCGATGTAAAACCGTATGACGGGATCGTGGATTTGCTCGCCGGACTGCGGGAAAGGCACATCAAGACGGCGGTGCTTTCCAATAAACCGCATGCGCAGACGCTGGAGGTGATCGGCGGGTATTTTGGCGATACGATGTTCGATGTCGTACGCGGCCAGATGGACAGCGTACCCAAAAAGCCGGATCCGGCAGGCGCGGATATCATTGTACGGGAGTTTGGCGTGGCGCCGGAAGAATGTCTTTATGTTGGTGATACGGATGTGGACATGAAGACGGGACGCGCGGCGGGGCTTTATACGGTAGGCGTGCTGTGGGGCTTTCGCACGGAAGGCGAGCTGCGGGAGAATGGGGCCATGGCCATCGCATCGCAGCCGGCAGAGATCTTAAAACTGGCGGCGGAGGTGCGCTAA
- a CDS encoding COG1361 S-layer family protein — translation MKKRIVVFAVVIMLALGCAAAPAMAAVPESDRGTALRIDNQTQYMGMDSTYQGGYSPTVEDNKAHIILPLIASSGSQQVKAGEPVNVSVNLGDPQKAPFVFNNYNEKVTLQNNKLADGTTNTAQSYLVNLNLPLTENRVNGNYPVVITAKYPIADGTIKMQEFTVFVKITDGQDPAGPGTEPTTEPTEPVAPEEPGGGGGTGGGGGTGGPTSQPKVIISNYQISPDPVNAGEKFNVTVTLENTSKSVTVKNITVTFKSQTTDLMPGDNTNTAYIEKIAPKKTADFTFSMSARADAKAGPQKIDIAIAYEDNQAAQLTAADEISVEVHQKIRLEYDPPKFPSQVYMGDTTSASLNLYNKGKNTLYNVTVTLDVPGLTPESSAFLGNMESGTAKTADIYASVAADPGAGMDGMDGAMEGPADGGAAAYDEKVAAEGMAVIGGADAPTDIVVSEEGEQIGGGLSPEVGGSDAGMVQAGPVEGNFVVTYEDEYGEEYEIKVPVSTELVPMPDYGGGMEPGEEVPEESAGFPWWGWLAIAGGAAAVVIVVVVNKKKKKRARELEEEMDDDDVL, via the coding sequence ATGAAGAAACGGATTGTAGTATTTGCAGTTGTGATCATGCTTGCGCTGGGGTGCGCGGCCGCGCCGGCGATGGCGGCGGTGCCCGAGAGCGACAGGGGAACTGCGCTGCGCATCGACAACCAGACGCAGTATATGGGGATGGATTCGACCTATCAGGGCGGGTACAGCCCGACGGTCGAGGATAACAAGGCGCACATCATCCTGCCCCTTATTGCAAGCAGCGGCTCACAGCAGGTGAAGGCAGGGGAACCGGTCAATGTGTCGGTCAACCTGGGCGATCCGCAAAAAGCGCCCTTTGTGTTCAACAACTATAATGAAAAGGTTACGCTGCAAAACAACAAGTTGGCGGATGGGACGACAAATACGGCGCAATCGTATCTGGTGAACCTGAACCTGCCGCTTACGGAAAACCGCGTCAACGGGAATTATCCGGTGGTGATTACCGCGAAATACCCCATCGCGGACGGAACGATCAAGATGCAGGAATTCACTGTGTTTGTAAAGATCACGGACGGGCAGGATCCTGCCGGCCCGGGCACCGAGCCGACGACCGAGCCGACGGAGCCTGTCGCGCCTGAAGAGCCGGGCGGCGGCGGAGGCACAGGCGGAGGCGGCGGCACGGGAGGCCCGACCTCGCAGCCCAAAGTCATCATCAGCAATTACCAGATCAGCCCCGACCCGGTGAACGCAGGAGAAAAGTTCAATGTAACGGTAACGCTGGAAAACACCAGCAAATCGGTGACAGTGAAAAATATCACGGTGACCTTCAAGAGCCAGACGACAGACCTGATGCCGGGAGACAACACCAACACGGCTTATATTGAAAAGATCGCGCCTAAAAAAACGGCGGACTTTACGTTCAGCATGTCTGCGCGCGCGGACGCCAAGGCAGGCCCGCAGAAGATCGATATCGCGATCGCCTATGAGGACAACCAGGCGGCGCAGCTGACCGCGGCGGATGAGATCAGCGTAGAGGTGCACCAGAAGATCCGCCTCGAATATGACCCGCCGAAGTTCCCGTCGCAGGTGTATATGGGAGATACGACCTCCGCGAGCCTGAACCTTTATAACAAAGGGAAAAATACGTTATATAATGTAACGGTGACGCTCGACGTTCCGGGCCTCACGCCTGAATCCAGCGCTTTCCTGGGCAATATGGAATCCGGGACGGCAAAGACGGCGGATATCTATGCTTCCGTTGCGGCAGACCCGGGCGCGGGGATGGACGGGATGGATGGAGCCATGGAAGGCCCGGCAGACGGCGGCGCTGCGGCCTATGACGAAAAAGTGGCTGCGGAAGGCATGGCTGTAATCGGCGGTGCGGATGCGCCCACGGATATTGTTGTATCGGAAGAAGGCGAACAGATCGGCGGCGGGCTTTCGCCTGAGGTAGGCGGCAGCGATGCCGGAATGGTGCAGGCAGGCCCGGTGGAAGGAAATTTCGTCGTTACCTATGAGGACGAATACGGCGAAGAATATGAGATCAAAGTACCCGTCTCGACGGAGCTGGTGCCCATGCCCGATTATGGCGGCGGCATGGAGCCGGGTGAGGAAGTGCCGGAAGAGTCTGCGGGTTTCCCGTGGTGGGGATGGCTGGCCATTGCGGGCGGTGCGGCTGCGGTGGTGATCGTGGTCGTCGTAAATAAGAAAAAGAAGAAACGCGCGCGGGAGCTTGAGGAGGAAATGGACGACGATGACGTTCTTTGA
- a CDS encoding ABC transporter ATP-binding protein produces the protein MEPIIAARNLKKIYRMGNAKIHALDGVDINIMPGEICAIVGTSGSGKSTLLSLLAGLEHPTSGKIFIKKKPTYKMNEKELVDFRLQHIGFVFQSFNLMPTMSAAENVALPLMFRGVSRQKRLKAAKKLLVEMGLKQQLNNLPNQLSGGQQQRVSIARAIIAQPEIIFADEPTGNLDSVTATQIMDIMCDAAKKRGATLLFVTHDPEKAEYADQIIHIIDGKVAKREVRSEQIDAKTIIEAELGTQGEN, from the coding sequence GTGGAGCCGATCATCGCAGCAAGAAACCTGAAAAAAATTTACCGGATGGGAAATGCAAAGATCCATGCGCTCGACGGCGTGGATATCAACATCATGCCCGGCGAGATTTGTGCGATCGTGGGTACTTCGGGAAGCGGCAAATCGACGCTTCTTTCGCTGCTCGCGGGGCTGGAGCATCCGACCTCCGGTAAGATATTCATCAAAAAGAAACCAACCTATAAAATGAATGAAAAGGAACTGGTGGACTTCAGGTTGCAGCACATCGGCTTTGTTTTCCAGTCCTTTAACCTGATGCCCACCATGAGTGCAGCGGAAAATGTGGCGCTGCCGCTGATGTTCCGCGGCGTCAGCCGTCAAAAGAGGCTCAAAGCGGCCAAAAAGCTGTTGGTCGAAATGGGGCTGAAACAGCAGCTCAATAATTTGCCCAACCAGTTGTCGGGAGGGCAGCAGCAGCGCGTTTCCATCGCGCGTGCGATCATCGCACAACCGGAGATCATTTTCGCGGATGAGCCGACAGGCAACCTCGACTCCGTGACCGCGACGCAGATCATGGACATCATGTGCGATGCGGCAAAAAAGCGCGGCGCAACGCTGCTTTTCGTGACGCACGATCCGGAAAAGGCGGAATATGCGGACCAGATCATCCACATCATCGACGGAAAAGTGGCGAAGCGGGAAGTCCGCAGCGAACAAATAGACGCAAAAACCATCATAGAGGCAGAATTAGGAACGCAAGGAGAGAATTGA
- a CDS encoding ABC transporter permease codes for MRRKWTTMTFFDIVLLAASNLWRRKMRTILTVLGVIIGTACIVIMVALGLGNLEQFNESIMQSTDLTQIEISPMGSSDNAKLTDAKLNQIRAIPGVKSATGVMYIPSYMAIGKYRADTSVMAVDPKSMDFKFMEGSVFGENTNIELVVGANACQYFSDPNDQGGMYGGMVMMGGGVAMASSEMDMQIPQGPDIDWLASGVKYYPGSGYLIENPDPTTPDQPKPKEYRAKITGILEQADNQESYNIYMSIPAANKLIRENRKLMDQQGVKEGQYTQGYVNAVDVDSVAEVLQAVKDMGFQAYSPTEWITQMQEEQARQQSQLIAIGLISLLVSAIGIANTMLASILERSREIGVMKVLGLGISKINLMFLVEAAMIGLLGGLIGLGISYVFGAIANFGGGEISFLGMYFQNGVQLSIPWWLALGAVAIAVGVGIVSGIYPARKATKMSPLEAIRSSN; via the coding sequence TTGAGGAGGAAATGGACGACGATGACGTTCTTTGATATTGTCTTGCTTGCGGCCTCCAACCTGTGGCGGCGCAAGATGCGAACCATATTGACGGTTCTCGGCGTGATCATCGGTACGGCATGTATCGTGATTATGGTGGCGCTGGGGCTGGGCAATCTGGAACAATTTAACGAGAGCATCATGCAGAGTACCGACCTGACGCAGATCGAGATATCGCCGATGGGGTCTTCTGACAACGCCAAGCTGACGGATGCGAAGCTAAACCAGATACGCGCGATCCCCGGGGTGAAAAGTGCGACAGGCGTGATGTATATCCCGTCGTATATGGCGATCGGCAAGTACCGGGCGGATACGAGCGTGATGGCGGTCGACCCCAAGAGCATGGATTTCAAATTCATGGAAGGAAGCGTGTTTGGGGAAAACACGAACATCGAGCTGGTGGTCGGCGCGAACGCGTGCCAGTATTTTTCCGACCCGAACGACCAGGGCGGGATGTACGGCGGCATGGTGATGATGGGCGGCGGCGTAGCGATGGCCAGTTCTGAGATGGACATGCAAATCCCGCAGGGGCCGGACATCGACTGGCTTGCTTCGGGTGTGAAATATTACCCGGGCAGCGGTTACTTGATCGAAAACCCCGACCCGACGACGCCCGACCAGCCAAAGCCCAAGGAATACCGCGCAAAGATCACCGGAATCCTTGAGCAGGCGGACAACCAGGAAAGCTACAATATCTATATGAGCATCCCGGCGGCAAACAAGCTCATCCGTGAGAACCGTAAGCTGATGGACCAGCAGGGCGTAAAAGAGGGACAGTACACGCAAGGGTATGTGAACGCAGTGGATGTGGACTCTGTCGCGGAGGTGCTGCAGGCCGTAAAGGACATGGGATTCCAGGCGTACAGCCCGACGGAATGGATCACGCAGATGCAGGAAGAACAGGCGCGCCAGCAGTCGCAGTTGATCGCCATCGGCCTCATATCGCTGCTCGTTTCCGCAATCGGTATCGCGAACACCATGCTGGCAAGCATTCTGGAACGCAGCCGCGAAATCGGCGTGATGAAGGTTTTGGGACTGGGTATCAGCAAGATCAACCTGATGTTTTTGGTGGAAGCGGCGATGATCGGGCTTTTGGGCGGCCTCATTGGCCTTGGGATCAGCTATGTATTTGGGGCCATCGCCAATTTCGGCGGCGGGGAGATCAGCTTCCTCGGCATGTATTTCCAAAACGGCGTACAGCTTTCCATCCCCTGGTGGCTCGCACTGGGCGCGGTGGCGATCGCTGTAGGCGTTGGGATCGTATCGGGCATTTATCCGGCGCGCAAAGCGACAAAGATGAGTCCATTGGAAGCGATCAGGAGCTCGAATTAA
- a CDS encoding cold-shock protein, which produces MNNGTVKWFNAEKGFGFITNDESGEDVFVHFSAIQADGYKSLQEGQKVTFDMEQDTRDSSKMRAVNVCPM; this is translated from the coding sequence ATGAATAATGGTACAGTAAAATGGTTCAATGCAGAAAAAGGGTTTGGATTTATCACGAATGACGAGAGCGGCGAAGATGTATTCGTACATTTCTCTGCGATTCAGGCAGATGGCTATAAGTCCTTGCAGGAAGGCCAGAAGGTTACTTTCGACATGGAGCAGGATACGCGTGACAGCAGCAAGATGAGAGCAGTCAACGTTTGCCCTATGTAA